Proteins from a single region of Gossypium arboreum isolate Shixiya-1 chromosome 1, ASM2569848v2, whole genome shotgun sequence:
- the LOC108480804 gene encoding polyadenylate-binding protein 1-like: MEQHEEQEHEVYGGEIPGEEGEMDADIDISAAAEDYEGNDLELEHDPDSNSKDLEDMKKRLKEIEEEAGALREMQAKVEKEMGAVQDSPGASATQAEKEEVDSRSIYVGNVDYACTPEEVQQHFQSCGTVNRVTILTDKFGQPKGFAYVEFVEVDAVQNALLLNESELHGRQLKVSAKRTNIPGMKQYRGRRPNPFFRSRRPFIPGPAYYPAYGYGRVPRFRRPMRYRPY, encoded by the exons atggaGCAACACGAAGAGCAAGAGCACGAAGTGTACGGAGGGGAGATCCCAGGCGAGGAAGGAGAAATGGACGCTGACATCGACATTTCTGCTGCTGCTGAGGATTACGAAGGCAATGACCTAGAACTTGAACACGATCCCGATTCCAATTCCAAG GACTTGGAAGATATGAAAAAGAGACTTAAGGAGATCGAGGAAGAAGCCGGGGCTTTACGTGAAATGCAGGCCAAAGTCGAGAAGGAGATGGGCGCTGTCCAAg ATTCCCCAGGTGCTTCTGCAACCCAAGCTGAAAAGGAGGAAGTCGATTCCAGATCTATTTACGTTGGTAAT GTAGACTATGCATGTACACCTGAGGAAGTTCAGCAGCATTTCCAATCTTGTGGAACCGTGAACAGAGTAACAATTTTGACCGACAAGTTTGGTCAACCTAAAGGATTTGCCTATGTTGAATTTGTTGAAGTTGATGCTGTTCAAAATGCTCTACTGTTAAATGAATCAGAATTGCATGGTCGTCAGTTGAAG GTCTCTGCAAAACGAACAAATATTCCTGGGATGAAACAGTATCGAGGAAGGCGACCCAACCCATTTTTCCGCTCCAGAAGGCCTTTCATTCCTGGTCCTGCTTACTACCCTGCATATGGTTATGG GAGGGTTCCAAGGTTCAGGCGGCCTATGAGATACAGGCCGTATTAA